From one Triticum aestivum cultivar Chinese Spring chromosome 4B, IWGSC CS RefSeq v2.1, whole genome shotgun sequence genomic stretch:
- the LOC123093264 gene encoding beta-galactosidase 5, which yields MARQWAAATLLCLAVLAAASVLAAAVEGAVTYDRKAVLINGQRRILFSGSIHYPRSTPEMWEGLIQKAKDGGLDVIQTYVFWNGHEPTPGNYNFEGRYDLVKFIKTAQKAGLFVHLRIGPYICGEWNFGGFPVWLKYVPGISFRTDNEPFKAAMQGFTEKIVGMMKSEELFASQGGPIILSQIENEYGPEEKEFGAAGKSYSDWAAKMAVGLDTGVPWVMCKQEDAPDPVINACNGFYCDAFTPNTPSKPTMWTEAWTGWFTEFGGTIRKRPAEDLSFAVARFVQKGGSFINYYMYHGGTNFGRTAGGPFITTSYDYDAPLDEYGLAREPKYGHLKELHRAIKLCEPALVSVDPTVTSLGSMQEAHVYRSPSGCAAFLANYNSNSHAKVVFDNEHYSLPPWSISILPDCKTVVYNTATVGVQTSQMQMWSDGASSMMWERYDEEVGSLAAAPLLTTTGLLEQLNVTRDTSDYLWYMTSVDVSPSEKFLQGGKPLSLSVQSAGHALHIFINGQLQGSASGTREDKRISYKGNVNLRAGTNKISLLSVACGLPNIGVHYETWNTGVNGPVVLHGLDEGSRDLTWQTWTYQVGLKGEQMNLNSLEGASSVEWMQGSLIAQNQMPLAWYRAYFDTPSGDEPLALDMGSMGKGQIWINGQSIGRYSLAYATGDCKDYSYTGSFRATKCQAGCGQPTQRWYHVPKSWLQPSRNLLVVFEELGGDTSKISLVKRSVSSVCADVSEFHPSIKNWQTESSGEAKPELRRSKVHLRCAPGQSISAIKFASFGTPSGTCGSFEQGECHSTKSQTVLEKCIGKQRCAVAISPDNFGGDPCPNVMKRVAVEAVCSPGT from the exons ATGGCGCGGCAGTGGGCGGCTGCGACCCTGCTGTGCCTGGCCGTCTTGGCGGCGGCGTCCGTGCTGGCGGCCGCCGTGGAGGGCGCGGTCACCTACGACCGGAAGGCGGTGCTCATCAATGGGCAGAGGAGAATCCTCTTCTCCGGATCCATACATTACCCCCGGAGCACCCCAGAG ATGTGGGAAGGGCTGATTCAGAAGGCGAAAGACGGAGGCTTGGACGTGATCCAGACCTACGTCTTCTGGAATGGCCATGAACCAACCCCCGGAAAC TACAACTTCGAAGGGAGGTACGATTTGGTCAAGTTCATTAAGACGGCCCAGAAGGCCGGGCTGTTTGTACATCTCCGCATCGGTCCCTACATTTGCGGAGAGTGGAATTTCGG CGGCTTTCCGGTCTGGCTGAAGTATGTTCCGGGCATCAGCTTCAGGACGGACAACGAGCCTTTCAAG GCGGCAATGCAGGGGTTCACCGAGAAGATTGTGGGCATGATGAAGAGTGAGGAGCTCTTTGCTTCCCAAGGTGGCCCTATTATCCTTTCTCAG ATTGAGAATGAGTATGGGCCAGAAGAGAAAGAGTTTGGGGCTGCTGGCAAGTCATACAGTGACTGGGCGGCAAAGATGGCCGTCGGATTGGACACCGGTGTGCCGTGGGTGATGTGCAAGCAGGAAGATGCACCAGATCCAGTG ATAAACGCATGCAATGGTTTCTACTGTGATGCATTTACACCGAACACGCCTTCAAAGCCTACGATGTGGACTGAAGCTTGGACTGGTTG GTTTACCGAATTTGGTGGGACCATCCGTAAACGACCAGCTGAAGATCTTTCATTTGCTGTTGCTCGCTTCGTGCAGAAGGGTGGTTCTTTTATCAACTACTACATG TATCATGGTGGAACAAATTTTGGGCGCACCGCTGGAGGTCCCTTCATCACCACAAGCTATGATTATGACGCTCCACTTGATGAATATG GACTTGCAAGAGAACCAAAGTATGGACATCTTAAAGAACTTCATAGAGCTATTAAGTTATGTGAGCCGGCCTTGGTTTCTGTTGATCCAACTGTGACTTCCCTTGGAAGCATGCAAGAG GCCCATGTCTACCGATCTCCATCTGGTTGTGCAGCTTTTCTCGCAAACTATAATTCTAACTCTCATGCAAAAGTTGTCTTCGACAATGAGCATTATAGTCTTCCACCTTGGTCAATcagcatccttcctgattgcaaaACAGTTGTTTATAACACTGCAACG GTTGGTGTTCAGACATCTCAAATGCAAATGTGGTCCGATGGGGCCTCTTCAATGATGTGGGAGAGGTATGATGAGGAGGTTGGTTCACTGGCAGCTGCTCCGTTGCTCACCACAACTGGTCTACTGGAACAGCTTAACGTCACAAGAGACACCAGTGATTATCTTTGGTACATGACCAG TGTGGATGTAAGCCCCTCTGAGAAGTTTCTACAAGGTGGCAAGCCTTTGTCTCTCTCTGTGCAGTCTGCTGGCCATGCCTTGCATATCTTTATCAATGGACAGCTACAAG GCTCTGCTTCTGGAACCAGGGAAGATAAAAGAATCTCATACAAGGGCAATGTTAACCTTCGTGCCGGTACTAACAAAATATCACTGCTGAGTGTTGCTTGTGGGCTACCG AATATCGGGGTTCATTACGAGACATGGAATACTGGTGTCAATGGTCCTGTTGTGCTTCATGGTTTGGACGAAGGTTCGCGAGATCTGACCTGGCAGACATGGACCTATCAG GTTGGTCTGAAAGGTGAACAAATGAACCTGAACTCCTTAGAAGGTGCAAGTTCAGTTGAATGGATGCAAGGATCATTGATAGCACAAAACCAAATGCCATTGGCATGGTATAGG GCATACTTTGATACTCCAAGCGGTGATGAACCTCTGGCTCTGGATATGGGTAGCATGGGTAAGGGACAAATCTGGATAAATGGACAAAGCATTGGACGGTACTCATTAGCATATGCAACTGGGGACTGCAAAGATTACAGTTACACTGGGTCATTCCGGGCAACCAAATGTCAAGCAGGTTGCGGTCAGCCGACACAACGTTG GTATCATGTGCCAAAATCCTGGTTGCAACCATCTAGAAATCTGCTAGTTGTTTTCGAGGAACTTGGAGGGGATACTTCGAAGATTTCGCTTGTGAAGAGATCAGTCTCAAGTGTCTGTGCTGATGTATCAGAGTTTCATCCAAGTATCAAGAACTGGCAGACCGAGAGCTCAGGGGAAGCTAAGCCTGAGTTACGCAGGTCGAAGGTGCATCTAAGATGCGCACCTGGGCAGTCTATTTCTGCCATCAAGTTTGCAAGCTTCGGGACGCCCTCTGGGACTTGCGGAAGTTTCGAGCAAGGGGAGTGTCATTCAACCAAGTCACAGACTGTTCTTGAG AAATGCATTGGGAAGCAAAGATGCGCCGTCGCCATCTCCCCCGACAACTTCGGTGGAGATCCCTGCCCTAACGTGATGAAGAGGGTGGCGGTCGAAGCGGTATGTTCTCCCGGTACATAG